The following proteins come from a genomic window of Schistocerca gregaria isolate iqSchGreg1 chromosome X, iqSchGreg1.2, whole genome shotgun sequence:
- the LOC126298065 gene encoding toll-like receptor 6, whose translation MSVCSRICLAIVAVSLLFDVEARSIASEHEDVRKGCGWERTSPYDVGHGKDEDAVRLDCQLRTIDGMQSVIENLTVPQIDKVQSLRIECSDVLFYESKVSGDGLPDHTGRGFLSQLRRLRELSIETCKILQLPRAAFSSLRDLRNLTVRTYIREWLAATALEFDQETFLGLSELRSLDLSHNNIWKLPDELFCPLFSLSRLNMSHNRLQDMLELDFSASAGKTCSLVLEFLDLSHNDIPCVPDNGLTNLRSLRELYLQNNAITSLGDSAFSGVNKLQVLNASSNELEALPPEVFQPTRGLREIYLRNNSISVLAPGLLEGLDQLTVLDLSHNYLTSSWINRNTFSGLVRLVVLNLGYNNIARVDPHVFTDVYSLQVLNLEHNGIDTITEGAFSALSNLHVLTLSHNKLAHVDYYYFSGLFVVNQLYLDNNKLTAIHQRAFENCTHLQDLGLSNNLLTVVPAALAGSFANNPLLRMLRLDGNQLTDISGIVSHLPGLIWLNVSNNRIEWFDYSFVPHSLQWLDLHKNKLKELRNYYETGSTLRLLMIDASFNYITEIGESSLPDSVEVVFLNNNRITTVAPNTFIKKTNLSRVVLYANNIEKMDMSALTVNPLPEERELPQFYIGGNPFVCDCDMEWLQRINHLGYLRRHPVILDLDTIVCTLVFSRGVKTKPLMEVDPLHFVCTYEMHCFALCHCCDFDACDCEMACPDNCTCYHDTAWASNIVDCANAGYKHVPHRIPMDATEIYLDGNDIGELPSHVFIGKKKLEVLFLNNSNIENINNKTFNGVTSLRVLHLENNRIRELHGYEFEKMSTLNELYLENNEIASVGNATFADMPHLEVLRLEGNRLEDFRPWEQLAEGTQTRLTVGGAGNVWRCDCESAARLRAWAHRDTLERLACAAGGSVADALLRCDRPRRGSDAAPSSVVQRGPADADGAAGSAFATYAPFLAAAVAALLLAAAAALGYRFRHEVRFWAHSRYGVRLFGTAPAADRDDDRERLYDAYIVYSVGDEDFAERLLAAELEQRGYAVCLHYRDIQVDPESVYLADSVASAAEASRRLLVVMSRCFIDCEWTRPDFRRALGAVLSAEQNPGRLVVLVKCEPSPDLRPLLRGCVPIAWGDRRCWDRLWYAMPDVRRRGGRPLPAASAGAPAAAAGPVATGRQRQGKAAATAAAAAAAAAGVRPVARYTAAPTAPEPRVHGQQQPPPQAAPRRQLAPSAPQQQQPQPQPHPHLHALRHTPTTTPTQSTYVSENSSQRTTDHEEEDEEEYGPGLHRHSYMQIADAGGEQTVHVYSSIPDTLPLRAVGANGRTYFVYGGGGTTGRRQLAKARRRELAPSH comes from the exons ATGAGCGTGTGCAGCCGAATTTGTTTAGCTATTGTTGCAGTATCATTGCTTTTTGATGTGGAAGCGCGAAGCATCGCTAGTGAGCACGAGGACGTTCGTAAAGGCTGCGGTTGGGAACGTACGTCTCCTTACGACGTGGGACACGGAAAGGATGAAGACGCAGTCAGACTAGATTGTCAGCTACGCACTATCGACGGGATGCAAAGCGTAATAGAGAACCTGACAGTACCACAGATAGACAAGGTCCAGTCGCTACGTATCGAGTGCAGCGACGTGCTTTTCTACGAGAGTAAAGTGTCGGGAGATGGTCTACCCGATCACACCGGCCGTGGCTTCCTGTCACAGCTACGTCGCCTCCGAGAGCTCAGCATCGAGACTTGCAAGATCCTACAACTGCCACGGGCCGCCTTTTCGTCGCTGAGGGACCTACGAAATTTGACGGTGCGTACGTACATCAGGGAGTGGCTTGCGGCGACGGCGCTCGAATTCGACCAGGAGACCTTCCTCGGCCTGTCAGAACTTCGCAGCCTCGACCTCTCGCACAATAACATATGGAAGCTGCCGGACGAACTCTTCTGCCCACTGTTTTCGCTGTCTCGACTCAATATGTCGCACAACAGGTTGCAAGACATGTTAGAACTGGACTTCTCCGCGTCTGCTGGCAAGACGTGCAGCTTGGTGCTAGAATTCCTGGACCTCTCCCACAATGACATTCCCTGTGTTCCTGACAACGGACTGACAAATCTCCGTTCGCTACGAGAGCTGTACTTGCAGAACAACGCTATTACCTCGCTGGGCGACAGCGCTTTCAGTGGAGTAAATAAACTGCAAGTACTGAATGCGTCCAGTAACGAGCTGGAGGCGCTTCCTCCCGAGGTGTTCCAGCCTACTCGGGGTCTGCGAGAGATTTATTTGAGAAATAACTCCATCAGCGTGCTGGCACCGGGGCTGTTAGAGGGACTAGATCAGTTAACTGTTCTGGACTTGTCGCACAACTACCTTACTTCTTCTTGGATCAACAGGAATACTTTCAGCGGGCTCGTTCGCCTCGTCGTGCTTAATCTCGGCTATAACAACATCGCCCGCGTCGATCCGCACGTTTTCACTGACGTGTACAGCCTACAAGTTCTGAACTTGGAGCACAACGGAATTGACACGATAACGGAGGGCGCGTTCAGCGCCCTGAGCAACCTGCACGTGCTCACGCTGAGCCACAACAAACTGGCACACGTCGACTACTATTACTTCAGCGGGCTGTTCGTCGTCAACCAGCTCTACCTGGACAACAACAAGCTGACTGCCATTCACCAGCGGGCCTTCGAGAACTGCACTCACCTGCAGGACTTAGGACTGAGCAACAATCTCCTCACGGTGGTTCCTGCCGCCCTCG CAGGTTCGTTCGCCAACAACCCGCTTCTCCGGATGCTGCGTCTGGACGGGAATCAGCTGACGGACATTAGCGGCATTGTGTCTCATCTGCCGGGACTGATATGGCTGAACGTCTCCAACAACCGTATCGAGTGGTTCGACTATTCCTTCGTGCCCCACAGTCTTCAGTGGCTCGACTTGCATAAGAACAAATTAAAGGAACTACGAAATTACTACGAAACTGGCAGTACCCTCCGACTTCTAATGATAGATGCCAGTTTCAACTACATAACGGAAATTGGCGAATCGTCGTTGCCAGACAGTGTGGAAGTCGTGTTCTTAAATAACAATCGGATCACTACTGTCGCACCGAATACGTTTATTAAGAAGACGAATCTCAGCAGAGTCGTGCTGTATGCCAACAACATAGAGAAGATGGACATGAGCGCACTGACAGTGAATCCGTTGCCGGAGGAGAGAGAGCTGCCACAGTTCTATATCGGTGGCAACCCTTTCGTGTGCGACTGCGACATGGAGTGGCTGCAGCGTATCAACCACCTGGGCTACCTGCGCCGGCATCCCGTAATACTGGACTTGGACACCATCGTGTGCACGCTGGTTTTCTCTAGAGGCGTAAAGACGAAGCCACTGATGGAGGTGGACCCGTTGCACTTCGTCTGCACGTACGAAATGCACTGCTTCGCCCTGTGCCACTGCTGCGACTTCGACGCGTGCGACTGCGAGATGGCTTGCCCCGACAACTGCACGTGTTACCACGATACGGCTTGGGCCAGCAACATCGTCGACTGCGCAAATGCTGGCTACAAGCACGTGCCGCACAGGATACCTATGGACGCGACCGAGATATATCTCGACGGAAACGATATCGGGGAATTGCCGAGTCACGTCTTCATCGGCAAGAAAAAACTAGAGGTGTTGTTTCTCAACAATAGCAATATCGAAAACATCAACAACAAGACATTCAACGGTGTGACGTCTCTGCGGGTGTTGCATTTGGAGAACAATCGCATCCGGGAACTGCACGGTTACGAGTTCGAGAAAATGAGCACCTTGAACGAACTGTATCTGGAGAACAACGAGATCGCGAGTGTGGGCAACGCGACGTTCGCGGACATGCCGCACCTGGAGGTGCTGCGCCTGGAAGGGAACCGGCTGGAAGACTTCAGGCCGTGGGAGCAGCTGGCGGAGGGCACGCAGACGCGGctgacggtgggcggcgcgggcaACGTGTGGCGCTGCGACTGCGAGAGCGCGGCGCGCCTCCGCGCCTGGGCGCACCGGGACACGCTCGAGCGCCTCGCGTGCGCCGCGGGGGGCAGCGTGGCCGACGCGCTGCTCCGCTGCGACCGGCCGCGCCGCGGCAGCGACGCCGCGCCCTCCTCCGTGGTGCAGCGCGGCCCGGCGGACGCGGACGGGGCGGCCGGCTCGGCCTTCGCCACCTACGCACCTTtcctcgccgccgccgtcgccgcgctcctgctcgccgccgccgccgctctcgGCTACCGCTTCCGCCACGAGGTCCGCTTCTGGGCGCACTCGCGCTACGGCGTGCGCCTATTCGGGACGGCGCCCGCCGCCGACCGCGACGACGACCGGGAGCGTCTGTACGACGCCTACATCGTGTACAGCGTCGGCGACGAGGACTTCGCGGAGCGCCTGCTGGCGGCCGAGCTGGAGCAGCGCGGGTACGCCGTGTGTTTGCACTACCGGGACATCCAGGTAGACCCCGAGTCGGTGTACCTGGCGGACAGCGTGGCGAGCGCCGCCGAGGCGTCGCGGCGCCTGCTGGTGGTGATGTCGCGCTGCTTCATCGACTGCGAGTGGACGCGGCCGGACTTCCGGCGCGCGCTGGGCGCCGTGCTGTCCGCCGAACAGAACCCGGGCCGCCTCGTCGTGCTCGTCAAGTGCGAGCCCAGCCCCGACCTGCGGCCACTGCTGCGCGGCTGCGTGCCTATCGCGTGGGGCGACCGCCGCTGCTGGGACCGCCTGTGGTACGCCATGCCCGACGTGCGGCGCCGCGGCGGCCGGCCGCTGCCCGCCGCCTCCGCCGGCGCGCCCGCAGCCGCGGCGGGCCCCGTCGCCACCGGCCGCCAGCGACAGGGTAAggccgccgccactgccgccgccgccgccgccgccgccgcaggcgTTCGCCCCGTCGCGCGCTACACGGCCGCGCCCACGGCGCCCGAGCCGCGCGTCCACggccagcagcagccgccgccgcaggCCGCCCCCCGGCGCCAGCTCGCGCCGTCGGccccgcagcagcagcagccgcagccgcagccccaCCCGCACCTGCACGCCCTGCGCCACACGCCGACCACGACGCCGACGCAGTCGACGTACGTGTCGGAGAACTCGTCGCAGCGCACCACCGACcacgaggaggaggacgaggaggagtaCGGGCCGGGCCTGCACCGGCACAGCTACATGCAGATCGCCGACGCCGGTGGCGAGCAGACCGTGCACGTGTACAGCAGCATCCCGGACACGCTGCCGCTGCGCGCCGTCGGCGCCAACGGCAGGACGTATTTCGT